From one Paenibacillus terrae HPL-003 genomic stretch:
- a CDS encoding MarR family transcriptional regulator, whose product MKLEFQNHFKGRLYEQYIRMLHLNELYTEHEINLFREQARKHQIDMLSNNITSVHVIDCIGDHEPINHTGIVRKMDLSKASITNISSKLLEMGFIMRSQLNNNRKEIYFSLTDKGRHVYHLHKELHKEKEERFYQFIESYSEAELQTIGKFMSDLVARAEEYSEGKFTINDDIKD is encoded by the coding sequence GTGAAATTGGAGTTTCAAAATCATTTTAAAGGTCGTCTTTACGAGCAATATATTAGAATGCTGCATTTGAATGAATTGTATACTGAACATGAAATTAACTTGTTTCGGGAGCAAGCCAGAAAGCATCAAATCGACATGCTCTCCAATAATATTACTAGTGTACACGTTATTGATTGCATTGGTGATCATGAACCAATAAATCATACTGGAATTGTAAGAAAAATGGATTTATCCAAAGCAAGCATTACAAATATTAGTTCAAAGTTGCTGGAAATGGGCTTCATCATGAGAAGTCAACTGAACAACAATCGTAAGGAGATTTACTTTAGTTTAACGGATAAGGGAAGACATGTTTATCATTTGCATAAAGAGCTGCACAAAGAAAAAGAAGAAAGGTTTTACCAATTCATTGAATCCTATTCAGAGGCTGAGCTGCAGACTATTGGAAAATTTATGAGTGATTTGGTGGCGCGTGCCGAAGAATACTCCGAAGGGAAGTTTACGATAAATGACGACATTAAAGATTGA
- the sufB gene encoding Fe-S cluster assembly protein SufB, with product MAKKAPDMGEYKYGFRDEHQSIFQSGKGLTEEIVREISRIKEEPEWMLDFRLKALKQFYKMPMPQWGADLSGLNLDNIQYYVRPSEKQGKTWEEVPSEIKATFDKLGIPEAEQKFLAGVSAQYESEVVYHSMRKELEDQGVVFLDTDTALKQYPEVFKQHFGTIIPPADNKFAALNSAVWSGGSFVYIPRGVQCEVPIQGYFRINSENMGQFERTLIIAEEGSFIHYVEGCTAPIYSTSSLHSGVIEIICRKDSRVRYTTIQNWAPNIYNLVTQRAVAEENATMEWVDGNIGSKVTMKYPAVILKGRGAKGSILSIAVAGKDQHQDAGAKVIHLAPETTSTIISKSISKHGGKVNYRGLSSFSRDSAGSKSNIKCDTLILDNLSTSDTIPYNEIKNDQITLEHEATVSKVSEEQLFYLMSRGLTEQDATQMIVMGFIEPFTKELPMEYAVEMNRLIQFEMEGSIG from the coding sequence ATGGCTAAAAAAGCGCCGGATATGGGTGAATATAAATATGGGTTTCGCGATGAGCACCAGTCTATTTTTCAATCTGGAAAAGGTCTAACTGAAGAGATTGTCCGAGAAATTTCCCGAATTAAGGAAGAGCCGGAGTGGATGCTCGATTTTCGGCTGAAAGCTTTGAAGCAATTCTACAAAATGCCGATGCCTCAATGGGGAGCGGATTTGTCTGGACTAAATCTTGATAACATCCAATATTACGTTCGCCCTTCCGAAAAACAGGGAAAGACCTGGGAGGAGGTTCCCTCCGAGATTAAAGCAACCTTTGACAAGCTAGGGATTCCTGAAGCGGAGCAAAAGTTTCTGGCAGGCGTATCCGCTCAATACGAGTCGGAAGTAGTCTATCACAGTATGCGGAAGGAACTGGAGGATCAGGGCGTTGTTTTCCTTGATACGGATACTGCTTTAAAGCAATATCCTGAAGTGTTCAAGCAACATTTTGGAACGATCATCCCTCCCGCCGACAATAAATTTGCGGCGCTTAACAGTGCGGTTTGGTCAGGTGGCAGCTTTGTATACATCCCGAGGGGTGTTCAGTGTGAGGTTCCTATACAAGGGTATTTTCGTATTAATTCTGAAAATATGGGACAATTCGAGCGGACATTAATTATTGCCGAAGAGGGTAGTTTTATCCATTATGTTGAAGGATGCACAGCGCCTATTTATAGTACCAGTTCTCTGCATAGCGGAGTTATTGAAATTATTTGCCGGAAAGATTCCCGTGTCCGTTACACGACAATCCAGAATTGGGCGCCTAATATCTACAACTTGGTAACCCAAAGGGCTGTGGCAGAGGAAAATGCCACAATGGAATGGGTGGACGGCAACATCGGCTCCAAGGTAACCATGAAGTATCCGGCTGTAATACTGAAAGGAAGGGGAGCCAAGGGGTCCATCCTGTCTATTGCCGTAGCCGGTAAAGATCAGCATCAAGATGCCGGCGCGAAGGTCATTCACCTTGCTCCCGAGACAACATCTACGATTATATCCAAATCCATCAGCAAGCATGGCGGCAAAGTAAACTACCGGGGATTGTCAAGCTTCAGCCGCGATTCCGCAGGATCCAAGTCCAATATTAAGTGTGATACGTTGATTTTGGATAACCTGTCAACATCAGATACGATTCCGTACAATGAAATTAAAAACGATCAGATTACTTTGGAGCATGAGGCAACAGTATCCAAAGTGTCCGAGGAACAATTGTTTTACTTAATGAGCCGCGGGCTTACAGAACAAGATGCCACACAAATGATTGTAATGGGCTTTATTGAGCCGTTTACCAAAGAATTGCCGATGGAATATGCCGTTGAAATGAATCGGCTGATTCAATTTGAAATGGAAGGAAGCATCGGTTGA
- the sufC gene encoding Fe-S cluster assembly ATPase SufC — MTTLKIEELRSNIEGKEILKGLTLEIQGGEIHAIMGPNGTGKSTLASALMGHPKYEVTGGKVTLDNEDLLEMEVDERARAGLFLAMQYPSEIAGVTNSDFLRSAINARREEGEEISIIRFIRELESKMKGLEMNLEFAHRYLNEGFSGGEKKRNEILQMMLLEPKFVILDEVDSGLDIDALRIVANGVNELRSPDRGFIIITHYQRLLNYITPDFVHVMMQGRIVKSGGPELAHRLEAEGYDWVKEELGITDETVGEEV, encoded by the coding sequence ATGACGACATTAAAGATTGAGGAATTAAGATCCAATATTGAAGGGAAAGAAATTTTAAAAGGGCTCACATTGGAGATTCAGGGCGGAGAGATTCATGCGATTATGGGGCCTAACGGGACGGGGAAAAGTACGTTGGCTTCTGCGTTAATGGGCCATCCCAAATATGAGGTTACTGGCGGCAAGGTGACATTGGACAATGAAGACCTTCTGGAGATGGAGGTGGATGAGCGTGCCCGGGCAGGCTTGTTCCTCGCTATGCAATACCCAAGTGAAATTGCCGGCGTAACGAACTCGGACTTTCTCAGAAGTGCCATCAATGCACGGCGTGAAGAAGGCGAGGAGATATCAATAATCCGTTTCATCCGTGAATTGGAGAGCAAAATGAAGGGGCTGGAGATGAACCTGGAATTCGCGCATCGTTATTTGAATGAGGGATTTTCCGGCGGTGAAAAAAAGCGTAATGAGATTTTGCAAATGATGCTGCTTGAACCCAAATTTGTAATTTTGGATGAAGTAGATTCCGGGCTTGATATTGATGCACTACGTATTGTAGCCAATGGTGTAAATGAGTTGCGCAGTCCAGACAGAGGATTTATCATCATTACCCATTATCAGCGCCTGCTGAACTATATTACCCCGGATTTTGTGCATGTCATGATGCAAGGTCGGATTGTCAAATCTGGCGGCCCGGAGCTTGCCCACCGTTTAGAGGCAGAAGGGTACGATTGGGTAAAAGAGGAGCTTGGGATTACGGATGAGACGGTAGGCGAGGAAGTTTGA
- the sufD gene encoding Fe-S cluster assembly protein SufD, whose translation MGIQAKISMNANALCAWSSAKDEPRWLLERRIRALELAGTLELPKVEKIKLEKWDIYESGDYKAENAWSGLEDAPEVVRGLVASPVEGGLIVQINSDVVYTELSAGLAAQGVILTDLHTAAREHEELVQCYLDRAVKPEEHRLSAVHSALWSGGVFLYVPDGIEVEVPIQAIFYSDTSGALFAPHILIVTGNNSKISYVDHCISRRDDIKVLHNGVVEVFAGAGSKVQVASVHQLAAATTDFTQRHAVALADGGVEWIIGEMNNGYTASDTKTLLQGNGSISDAKVIAIGSGDQKLSYTTQAQHFGRSSASQMITRAVMREEATAIINGITKIEKGATHCDGQQTERVLMLSPNARGDANPILLIDEDDVTAGHAASVGQVNTEQIYYLMSRGISRSEAEYLVIFGFLAPVISEIPLEGVRSRLQDVVEKKLGRS comes from the coding sequence GTGGGTATACAAGCAAAAATTTCAATGAATGCGAACGCTTTATGCGCTTGGTCAAGTGCTAAGGATGAACCTCGTTGGTTGCTTGAACGCCGGATTCGGGCACTCGAGCTGGCAGGGACGCTGGAGCTGCCTAAAGTGGAGAAAATCAAACTTGAAAAATGGGATATCTACGAAAGTGGTGATTACAAAGCTGAGAATGCGTGGTCAGGGTTGGAAGATGCACCGGAGGTTGTTCGAGGTTTGGTTGCCTCTCCGGTGGAAGGCGGACTCATCGTTCAGATCAATTCGGATGTAGTGTACACAGAATTGTCGGCTGGTTTAGCCGCACAGGGAGTGATTTTAACTGATCTGCATACTGCGGCGAGAGAACATGAGGAATTGGTTCAATGTTACCTCGACCGGGCAGTGAAGCCGGAAGAGCACAGATTGTCTGCTGTGCACAGTGCCTTATGGAGTGGTGGCGTTTTTCTATATGTCCCAGACGGTATAGAGGTTGAAGTTCCCATTCAAGCGATCTTTTATAGCGATACGAGCGGGGCGCTTTTTGCTCCTCACATCTTGATTGTGACTGGTAACAACAGCAAGATCAGCTATGTGGATCATTGTATATCGAGAAGAGATGATATCAAGGTTTTGCATAATGGTGTGGTAGAGGTGTTTGCAGGGGCAGGCTCCAAGGTGCAAGTTGCTTCTGTTCATCAGCTTGCTGCAGCAACAACGGATTTCACCCAGCGGCATGCGGTTGCGCTTGCGGATGGCGGTGTAGAATGGATTATCGGCGAGATGAATAATGGCTATACCGCCAGTGATACCAAAACATTGCTCCAGGGTAACGGGTCCATCTCTGACGCCAAGGTAATTGCGATAGGCTCTGGGGACCAGAAATTGAGTTATACTACGCAAGCCCAGCATTTTGGCAGAAGCTCGGCGAGTCAAATGATCACACGAGCAGTAATGCGTGAAGAAGCTACGGCCATTATCAACGGGATTACAAAAATTGAAAAAGGTGCAACCCATTGTGATGGTCAGCAAACAGAACGTGTACTGATGTTAAGTCCAAATGCGCGCGGTGATGCCAATCCGATCCTGCTGATAGATGAGGATGATGTAACCGCCGGTCATGCTGCATCCGTGGGGCAAGTAAATACGGAACAAATCTATTATCTGATGTCGCGCGGGATCTCACGGAGTGAAGCCGAATATCTTGTTATTTTCGGATTCCTCGCTCCTGTCATTTCGGAGATCCCGCTGGAGGGAGTGCGTAGCCGCCTGCAGGATGTAGTGGAGAAAAAGCTTGGCAGATCATAG